The following coding sequences lie in one Armatimonadota bacterium genomic window:
- a CDS encoding PEP-CTERM sorting domain-containing protein has product MKRKHLVSVVAAAGIASVSSATNLLWMDVAGGSLSQTDFVAGGYGHRVTSTVMGNYQYGSEGGFTPNISASYTPDSGPWGSGYGDLPTAMWGVQAASSGAPNDHPVSMTLSADPGWFVQLRSIRLADWSGSTSDQTTLRALDGNNNELFSWTGIPDTNTNTLIVFPNVVAQTVTLTWNNAWHTGGRELIFSQTDSIPEPATLALLGAAGFAALRRRR; this is encoded by the coding sequence ATGAAAAGGAAGCATTTAGTTAGCGTGGTGGCCGCTGCGGGAATAGCCTCTGTGTCATCAGCAACAAACCTTTTGTGGATGGATGTTGCTGGAGGCAGCCTGTCTCAGACGGACTTTGTTGCTGGAGGATATGGACACCGGGTCACATCGACTGTGATGGGCAACTACCAATACGGCTCCGAAGGTGGGTTTACACCCAACATCTCAGCGAGTTACACACCAGATAGCGGCCCTTGGGGATCTGGATACGGCGACTTGCCGACGGCGATGTGGGGAGTCCAAGCCGCCAGCAGTGGAGCGCCAAACGACCACCCGGTCTCGATGACGCTTTCCGCAGACCCTGGTTGGTTCGTGCAATTGCGCTCGATCCGGTTGGCAGATTGGAGTGGCTCAACCTCCGACCAAACGACATTGCGGGCATTGGACGGCAACAACAATGAGCTGTTTTCGTGGACCGGCATCCCGGATACGAACACCAATACCTTAATCGTTTTCCCCAATGTGGTCGCCCAGACGGTGACTTTGACTTGGAACAATGCCTGGCACACGGGCGGTCGGGAACTGATTTTTTCCCAGACCGATTCAATCCCTGAACCGGCCACACTCGCCCTTTTGGGCGCGGCCGGCTTTGCTGCTTTGCGACGCCGCAGATAG